DNA sequence from the Cucumis melo cultivar AY chromosome 6, USDA_Cmelo_AY_1.0, whole genome shotgun sequence genome:
tttctagTGGGTGACATTTTTCCCTATAGATTTTCAGTAGTACGAAATAACTTGAAAAAATGcctttttccttttaggatgAAAAAATGTCTAATTCTTGGAGTTAgaaatttctttattttgttatcTTCTAAATTTACTTTAATTGAGTATTTTATTGCGTGAGTTTGTTAACGAATTTTAACTTTCATTTAGTTGTGAGGACTAAATTGGAAGCCAAAGGGTCTAATCATTAGAAACACGGAATTTAGTCGATTTTTTTAATAGCCACATACCCCTAAAATTGGTCAGAAATTGTAGTTTCATCTTAATTTGGAGAAGGAAAATGCTTAGGATGTCCGCCCCATTCTTTTGCGtcggctttcttcttttttcttcaagtcttttttaaatatttgagtttATTCTTTTGTACGTTAACAAAAAGATGGGTGAAGTCTATGAGGCGTCCTAGATTcaatatttcatttatttaactTTTCAGGTTGTTGGGCAGTATTTGGACACGACAACGGCGAGCGGGGTAGAGATGCCGGAGCAGGATGTTATCACGATCGGACAAGCTTTGGAAGCGGCATGTCAAATAATAGGAAACAAGCCGGTGGAACAGAGTGATGCTGCAGCAATTCACGCCGCAGAGGTCTGTGCAACTGGCAACAACGCCATGAACCCAGGTGGGCTTGGCGCCACTGCCCAAGCGGCAGCAATTTTCAATGCCGCAATGGATCGAGATGAGGACAAGATCAAGCTCAACTATGTCCTAACGGTATTAGAACTTCATATCTAAACTGTGCCCTATGACATTCTATTCTATACTTGATGAAATTCACAAGGGAGAAGAGACCAcatctttttttactttttaattaaataagtcGTTAGCTGATTGGTTTTGGGATTTGAATCATCTTTATCTAATAAGAactattttattagttttaactACAAGAATATATAGCTTTTCTTACGACAAGAATATGGGGATTTGAACTTCTAGTTGAACTCCTTGAAGTCGTCCTAATACAAGCACGCTAATACCACTTCGCTTAATTTGGCAGAATTACATTTAGCAGCTAGCATTGCCAGCTGCTAACAAACTCTCGCTTTTTCTCGACTAACTAATATACGAGACTTTTATTCAACATATGTCGGTTTCTCTAATTGAGCAGTAGCAGATTTCACTAGACTTTTACCAATATATAGCTTAGATATTTTCTTTACAAAAACAAATCCAATTGTACTTCACCCTTTTCAACCTGAACAGGGCGCAACTGAAAAACTGGCGACAGACAAGGTAGTGAGCCGTCAGGATGTGGAGGGGGTGGTGAGCGCGGAGCTGAGGAACAATCCAAGCATGACAACACACCCAGGTGGGGTAGCAGCCTCCATCTCCGCCGCTGCAAGACTGAATGAGGGCAATACAGAGAGGGTGGTGAGCGCAGATCTGAGGAACAATCCAAACCTGACGACACACCCAGATGGGTTGGCAGCCTCCATCACCGCCACCGCGGGTCTGAACGAGGATGGCGCAGGTATATGAAAAAGTAACAGCAGCTTTAACCGAGAGTTTTGAGGGAATGTTTAGGTATATGAAAAAGTAAACAGCAACTTAAGTGAGAATTCTGAGTGAATGTTTTGGAAATGAAGTGTGTTGGTTTGATCAGGAATTTTGTTTTCCTGATGAATACCGTTATATTTGTGCCTTTGTAAACagaacttttctttttctttcgcTAGTTTTTTGAAATCGAGAGGTAAATAAGAAGAGGAGGGGGAAGAACCAGCTGTTTGATTTCAGAATATGTTGACTGTTCGCTGTGTAGTcaggttttttgtttttatttcaaaagGATTGAGAAAGTGTTCATGGATTggtcttttctctttctctgcAGGTTCTATTTCAAATTGGTTTagttactcttgttttcttttcattttttagaattggttaatttctttttacaaaggggaaaaatgtttttatagtgTAAACTCCTGAGTTCAATTTTTACCCATATGAATTTTACCCATCTTATAGAAACATTTGAATTTGAGTTTGTAGATAAGAACTTTCACCccatctttttttaaaataaatagattTATCTGAAAAGGTGAAAAAGGGAAACAGAATTTAATTATACGTTGGGTTTAAAGATTTTAAATTTGGTAACGTTTTCAAATACAATTGTTTCCTTCTACAGAAAAGTGCTATCTGTTCTTTTTCTAAATAAGAAATGTATTAAATATCAGTCAAACAAATATTGTATGAACACTGAAGTTGTCATTATTTCAATGAAAGTTTGATGCAAGTATCTTGATAAAGTGGTAAAATATGggtaagaaaaataattaaaagataaattcaaATTATTGCATGATTTTGCGATTAATTTTAAAGGAATAATTTTGTTgtgtttttaaattaaattagtgaTATTTTGATTTTACGAATGTTATTTTTATTAACCATAGTATTTATAAAACTTATGGAGATGTTCATTACCAATTTACCATATTAGTCACTAGTAACGGTTGACTAAATTGAGTAAATATTTTGTCTTCGTACGTTTACCTCACCAACGGACATGAATTACTGTTTTAGGATTGGGAAAAATTTACATTTTGAATAAACATAAACTAATTTTCAAAAAGGATTACAATAACAATATAATATTCAAATGACAAAcctaaagaaagaaaaagagaaaacacGAGTGGTTTGAGTTTTGTAATACAAATTTtaatctctctctttctcacATGTTTTCCGTTATGCTTTAACACTTCTttgatttttaataattttaattttatttaaattttttatataatcaCTTAAAGTTGATTTATTTATTGTCTGAGGTATGTTGGGTTCGGTGTTCTTTGATGAGCAAGTGTGTACTGGATTTATTGATTTGGAAATAAATTAAAGATACTAATGTTGTCGTTATATACATTTTAAGAACGTGTAATTGGTTTGCAGACTTGACAATGGGTAATATATCTAAGTAATTCCTCTTTTGGAATATAGTTGGATTCTCTCTTTTCTCGATTAATTAGGTTATCTACAAAAGCTTTGACCGTTTGAAGTATAACAAATCTGTTTTCTAGAAAAACTAAAAGTTTGACTATAGTAAATAGATTCAATTTGGTCAACGTGGTTTATTTTCGTTTTTTTGAACCTTAAGAAgtaaaatgaatattttttgttcaaaagaaaaatataatatcgTCTTAATATAAAATCAAAATCTTACCTTTGATCAAACGTTGAGTCTTTGTTTCTTCTAAACTTAGTAATCTATACTTGATTGATATGCATACGATCTTTTCCATATTTTATAATGCAACCTATATAAAAAGAATTACTAACAAATTTGAACAATATGTTCAATATGGTAATAATcctataacaaaataaaagaaatatgaaCAAAGATTCGTAACTCCATCACCATTTGTAGATTCGAAACTCATCCAATTGTTTACGACATAA
Encoded proteins:
- the LOC103483707 gene encoding late embryogenesis abundant protein D-34 isoform X1, which encodes MAATTSAMLLPSFVQEQPRRDEQLQQPRQNDDEQLETIKYGDVFNVSGDLAANPIAPEDARMMASAETRVLGQMHEAGPADVMRAAAAHNVQVGVLSSRDISDVAKNQGINISETDVPGARVVSECVAGQVVGQYLDTTTASGVEMPEQDVITIGQALEAACQIIGNKPVEQSDAAAIHAAEVCATGNNAMNPGGLGATAQAAAIFNAAMDRDEDKIKLNYVLTGATEKLATDKVVSRQDVEGVVSAELRNNPSMTTHPGGVAASISAAARLNEGNTERVVSADLRNNPNLTTHPDGLAASITATAGLNEDGAGI
- the LOC103483707 gene encoding late embryogenesis abundant protein D-34 isoform X2; translated protein: MAATTSAMLLPSFVQEQPRRDEQLQQPRQNDDEQLETIKYGDVFNVSGDLAANPIAPEDARMMASAETRVLGQMHEAGPADVMRAAAAHNVQVGVLSSRDISDVAKNQGINISETDVPGARVVSECVAGQYLDTTTASGVEMPEQDVITIGQALEAACQIIGNKPVEQSDAAAIHAAEVCATGNNAMNPGGLGATAQAAAIFNAAMDRDEDKIKLNYVLTGATEKLATDKVVSRQDVEGVVSAELRNNPSMTTHPGGVAASISAAARLNEGNTERVVSADLRNNPNLTTHPDGLAASITATAGLNEDGAGI